The Streptomyces sp. B3I8 nucleotide sequence TCCCGTCACTACCAAAAACGCCGAGACTCCTGAACGAATCCGTCCCGGTACTGCGGATTCTCACCATGCGGACAGGACGAATGGGTCAGAAATCCACCGTTCCACCCAGTCGGTACCGCTCTGCATTACCTCGTGTCATAACAAGAGCGTCACAGCCTTGGCCAAGCTCTCCTCTGCCTTCCACACCCGCGCTTAGAGTCACGGCCAGTCACCGCGCAGCCGAAAAGCCAAACCGGCCGCCGTACGACTCGGCTGCTTCCACGGGGAAACAGCTGCGCCAGTGAAAGGACTTACGACCGTGCGCCCACGTTCGCTCACCGCCATCACCGCCGCCCTGGCGGCGGGAGCACTCACCCTCACCGCCTGCGGCTCTCGGGACGACAGCGGCGGCAGCGACGACAAGGGCGGCACGACCGTCGTCATCGGCGTCGACGCCCCGCTGACCGGCCAGAACTCCGCCACCGGCCTCGGCATCCAGTACGGCGTCCAGATCGCCGTCGACGACGCCAACAAGAACAAGACCGTCCCCGGCGTCACCTTCAAGGTGAAGGCCCTCGACGACAAGGCCGTCCCCGCCACCGGCCAGCAGAACGCCACCGCACTCGTCGCCGCCGACGACGTCCTCGGCGTCGTCGGCCCCCTCAACTCCGGCGTCGCCACCCAGATGCAGCAGGTGTTCGCCACCGCCAACCTGGTGGAGATCTCCCCCTCCAACACCGCGCCCGAGCTGACCCAGGGCAAGAACTGGCAGACCAAGAAGTCGCGCCCCTACAAGACGTACTTCCGCACCGCCACCACCGACGCCCTCCAGGGCGGGTTCGCCGCGCAGTACGCCCACGACACGCTCAAGAAGAAGAAGGTCTACGTCGTCGACGACAAGCAGACCTACGGCGCCGGCCTCTCCAAACTCTTCACCGCCGGCTTCACCAAGCTGGGCGGCAAGATCGCCGGCACCGACCACGTCAACACCGGCGACAAGGACTTCTCGACCCTCGTCACCAAGGTCAAGAACTCCAAGGCCGACATGCTCTACTACGGCGGCCAGTACGACGAGTCGCAGATCCTCACCAAGCAGCTCAAGGACGCCGGCGCGAACATCCCGCTCTTCGGCGGCGACGGCATGTTCTCCGACACCTACATCAAGACCGCCGGCAAGACCTCCGAGGGCGACCTCGTCACCTCCGTCGGCGTCCCGGTCGACACCCTGCCCGCCGCCAAGGAATTCATCGACGCCTACAAGGCCAAGAAGTACCCCGGCGACTACGGCACCTACGGCGGCTACTCCTACGACGCCGCCACCGCCATCATCAAGGCCGTCGGCGAGGTCGTGAAGGACGGCAAGGTCCCCGACGACGCCCGCCAGCAGATCGTCGACCAGGTCCA carries:
- a CDS encoding branched-chain amino acid ABC transporter substrate-binding protein; this translates as MRPRSLTAITAALAAGALTLTACGSRDDSGGSDDKGGTTVVIGVDAPLTGQNSATGLGIQYGVQIAVDDANKNKTVPGVTFKVKALDDKAVPATGQQNATALVAADDVLGVVGPLNSGVATQMQQVFATANLVEISPSNTAPELTQGKNWQTKKSRPYKTYFRTATTDALQGGFAAQYAHDTLKKKKVYVVDDKQTYGAGLSKLFTAGFTKLGGKIAGTDHVNTGDKDFSTLVTKVKNSKADMLYYGGQYDESQILTKQLKDAGANIPLFGGDGMFSDTYIKTAGKTSEGDLVTSVGVPVDTLPAAKEFIDAYKAKKYPGDYGTYGGYSYDAATAIIKAVGEVVKDGKVPDDARQQIVDQVQKVKFDGIAGPVAFDEYGDTTNKQLTVYQVTDGKWKAVKSGTYDAG